One genomic segment of Rhizobium viscosum includes these proteins:
- a CDS encoding adenylate/guanylate cyclase domain-containing protein, translating to MDHSDVGTIAAWVTEQGLNGATEAELLAGFCEACRNAGMRLDRAMALMDTLHPVHEGRAFRWDSVEDFEGEFEYGPSSEGQGLDTWRRSAFYHLWTSGDREVRRRIGFGDPTDFIMLDQIYKLGHTDYVAMAHRFAEAGTIGEMDCFFSHFSTKHPEGFSDQDLAILRKLVPVLGLAIKCVALARIARTIAEVYLGEDAARQVMDGKISRGKTERISAALWFSDLLNYTKISDNSPPEEIIPLLNEYSEAVITAIHEAGGNVLKLIGDGVLAIFKGEEPAESCSAALKAERLLRQKLAALNAVREVDRRPTTDVYIGLHIGDVFYGNIGSQDRLDFTVIGPAVNEVSRIASICRSVDLNVLMSSDFEAAIPESERNLLACIGRYALRGVKRPQLLYTLESARLNG from the coding sequence ATGGATCACAGCGACGTCGGCACAATCGCAGCATGGGTGACGGAACAGGGGCTGAACGGTGCGACCGAAGCTGAGTTGCTTGCCGGCTTCTGCGAAGCCTGCCGCAATGCCGGCATGCGGCTCGATCGCGCCATGGCGCTGATGGACACGCTTCACCCCGTGCATGAAGGCCGCGCCTTTCGCTGGGATAGTGTCGAGGATTTCGAGGGCGAATTCGAATATGGCCCTTCGAGCGAGGGTCAGGGGCTGGATACCTGGCGTCGGTCGGCCTTCTACCATCTCTGGACCAGCGGAGATCGAGAGGTGCGGCGCAGGATCGGCTTCGGTGATCCGACCGATTTCATCATGCTGGATCAGATCTATAAGCTCGGTCATACCGATTACGTCGCCATGGCGCATCGCTTTGCCGAGGCCGGCACGATCGGCGAGATGGATTGCTTCTTCTCGCATTTCTCGACCAAACATCCGGAAGGCTTTTCCGATCAGGATCTTGCGATCCTGCGCAAACTGGTGCCGGTGCTGGGGCTGGCAATCAAATGCGTGGCGCTCGCCCGTATCGCCCGCACGATCGCCGAGGTCTATCTCGGCGAGGATGCGGCGCGCCAGGTGATGGACGGCAAGATCTCGCGCGGCAAGACCGAGCGCATTTCGGCAGCCCTCTGGTTCTCCGACCTTTTGAACTACACGAAGATCTCGGACAATTCTCCGCCGGAAGAGATCATTCCGCTGCTCAACGAATATAGCGAGGCCGTGATCACCGCGATCCATGAGGCCGGCGGCAACGTGCTGAAGCTGATCGGCGACGGGGTGCTTGCTATCTTCAAGGGCGAGGAGCCGGCAGAAAGCTGTTCTGCGGCACTGAAGGCAGAGCGCCTGCTTCGGCAGAAGCTTGCAGCACTCAACGCCGTACGCGAAGTGGACCGGCGGCCGACGACGGATGTCTATATCGGCCTGCATATCGGCGATGTCTTCTACGGCAATATCGGCAGCCAGGACCGCCTGGACTTCACGGTCATCGGCCCGGCCGTCAACGAGGTGAGCCGCATTGCCTCGATCTGCCGGTCGGTCGATCTCAACGTGCTGATGTCGTCGGATTTCGAGGCGGCGATCCCCGAGTCGGAGCGCAATCTTCTCGCCTGTATCGGCCGCTATGCACTGCGTGGGGTCAAGCGCCCGCAGCTGCTCTATACGCTGGAAAGCGCGCGGTTGAACGGCTGA
- a CDS encoding SDR family oxidoreductase yields MELQGKTALVTGAGSGIGKATALKLAAEGAKVAVLSRTESEVRQTCKEIIAAGGQSIELTADTSDETQMRTAIGKMTETFGGIDIVIANAGINGVWAPIDDLKPDEWDRTMAVNLRGTYMTLHLTVPYLKMNGGSIVVVSSINGTRTFTTPGATAYTATKAGQVAMVQQLALELGKHGIRVNAVCPGAIETSIAANTTTRHREETEVPVIWPEGEIPITGGKAGSSDDVAETILFLASERARHITGTPVWIDGGQGLLR; encoded by the coding sequence ATGGAGTTGCAGGGAAAGACCGCATTGGTGACCGGCGCGGGCTCCGGCATCGGCAAGGCAACCGCATTGAAGCTCGCGGCCGAAGGCGCAAAGGTTGCGGTGCTGAGCCGCACCGAGAGCGAGGTGCGACAGACCTGCAAGGAGATCATCGCCGCCGGCGGCCAGTCGATCGAGCTGACCGCCGATACCAGTGACGAAACCCAGATGCGCACCGCCATCGGAAAAATGACCGAGACTTTCGGCGGCATCGACATCGTCATCGCCAATGCCGGTATCAATGGCGTCTGGGCGCCGATCGATGACCTCAAGCCCGACGAATGGGATCGGACCATGGCCGTCAACCTGCGCGGCACTTACATGACCCTGCATCTCACCGTGCCCTATCTGAAGATGAACGGCGGCTCGATCGTCGTGGTCTCCTCCATCAATGGCACACGTACCTTCACCACGCCGGGCGCCACCGCCTATACCGCAACCAAAGCCGGTCAGGTCGCAATGGTCCAGCAACTCGCGCTCGAACTCGGCAAACATGGCATCCGCGTCAATGCCGTCTGCCCCGGAGCAATCGAGACCAGCATCGCCGCCAACACCACCACACGTCATCGCGAAGAAACCGAAGTACCCGTCATCTGGCCGGAAGGCGAAATCCCGATCACCGGCGGCAAGGCGGGGTCGAGCGACGATGTCGCCGAAACGATCCTCTTCCTGGCCTCCGAGCGTGCCCGGCATATTACCGGCACGCCCGTCTGGATCGATGGCGGACAAGGATTACTGCGCTAG
- a CDS encoding DoxX family protein, which translates to MSRAIAILIARIIFSFIFFMAAGFKFADIGATAAYITAAGFPAATFFTWIAAFFETALALAFISGAFFSEASLLAGIYVIFLAFSFHGPSLWQQNQAEFGFFVDHFSFLAGLLFAAVHGPEKWALRHSVLK; encoded by the coding sequence ATGTCCAGAGCAATCGCAATCCTTATTGCCCGCATCATCTTCAGCTTCATCTTCTTCATGGCGGCCGGCTTCAAATTCGCCGACATCGGCGCGACGGCAGCCTATATCACCGCGGCCGGCTTTCCGGCGGCGACATTCTTCACCTGGATCGCTGCTTTCTTCGAGACCGCGCTGGCGCTCGCCTTCATATCAGGCGCCTTCTTCAGCGAGGCCAGCCTGCTTGCCGGCATCTACGTGATCTTCCTCGCCTTTTCCTTCCATGGTCCGTCGCTCTGGCAGCAGAACCAGGCCGAGTTCGGCTTTTTCGTCGATCACTTCAGTTTCCTGGCGGGCCTGCTCTTTGCCGCCGTTCACGGACCGGAGAAATGGGCGCTGCGTCACAGCGTTCTGAAATAG
- the dgoD gene encoding galactonate dehydratase → MKITKLTTYIVPPRWLFLKIETDEGIVGWGEPVVEGRALTVEAAVHELADYLVGKDPFLIEDHWTVMYRGGFYRGGAIHMSAISGIDQALWDIKGKALGQPIHSLLGGQVRDRIKVYSWIGGDRPSDVARNAKDVVARGFKAIKLNGCEEMQIVDTNEKIDKAVETIATIREAIGPHVGIGVDFHGRVHKPMAKVLAKELEPYKLMFIEEPVLSEHRETLKEIANHCSTPIALGERLFSRWDFKSVLSDGYVDIIQPDLSHAGGITECRKIAAMAEAYDVALAPHCPLGPIALAACLQVDAVSYNAFIQEQSLGIHYNKGNDILDYISNKEVFQYADGFVSIPQGPGLGVEVDEAYVIERAKEGHRWRNPIWRHEDGSFAEW, encoded by the coding sequence ATGAAGATCACCAAACTGACCACCTATATCGTCCCGCCGCGCTGGTTGTTTCTGAAGATCGAAACCGACGAGGGTATTGTCGGCTGGGGCGAACCTGTCGTCGAAGGCCGGGCGCTGACTGTCGAGGCGGCCGTCCACGAACTCGCCGACTATCTTGTTGGCAAGGATCCCTTCCTGATCGAAGACCATTGGACAGTGATGTATCGCGGCGGCTTCTATCGCGGCGGCGCCATCCATATGTCGGCGATATCGGGCATCGACCAGGCGCTCTGGGACATCAAGGGCAAGGCGCTCGGCCAGCCGATCCATTCGCTGCTCGGCGGCCAGGTGCGCGACCGCATCAAGGTCTACTCCTGGATCGGCGGCGACCGCCCCTCCGACGTCGCCCGCAATGCCAAGGACGTCGTCGCCCGCGGCTTCAAGGCCATCAAGCTCAACGGCTGCGAGGAAATGCAGATCGTCGATACCAACGAGAAGATCGATAAGGCGGTGGAAACCATCGCCACGATCCGCGAGGCGATCGGCCCGCATGTCGGTATCGGTGTCGATTTCCACGGCCGCGTCCACAAACCCATGGCAAAGGTTCTTGCCAAGGAACTCGAACCCTACAAACTGATGTTCATCGAGGAGCCGGTTCTCTCCGAACACCGCGAAACCCTGAAGGAAATCGCCAACCATTGCTCGACACCGATCGCGCTCGGCGAACGCCTCTTTTCCCGCTGGGACTTCAAGTCGGTTCTCTCCGACGGCTATGTCGATATCATTCAGCCGGATCTGTCGCATGCCGGCGGCATCACCGAATGCCGCAAGATCGCTGCCATGGCCGAAGCCTATGACGTGGCGCTCGCCCCGCATTGCCCGCTCGGTCCGATCGCGCTTGCCGCCTGCCTGCAGGTCGATGCCGTCTCTTACAATGCCTTCATTCAGGAACAGAGCCTCGGCATCCACTACAACAAGGGCAACGACATCCTGGATTACATCTCCAACAAGGAAGTCTTCCAGTATGCCGACGGTTTCGTCTCCATCCCGCAAGGCCCCGGCCTCGGCGTCGAAGTGGACGAAGCCTATGTCATCGAGCGCGCCAAGGAAGGCCACCGCTGGCGCAACCCGATCTGGCGCCACGAGGACGGCAGTTTCGCCGAATGGTAA
- a CDS encoding FadR/GntR family transcriptional regulator, which produces MQSAPRRDEKASAPERRPRVRRNVTAAIAGDICANRYPAGTLLPRENDLCDLYGVSRTVIRESLKVLESKGLVRGRPRIGTTVCDKDEWNILDQDVLEWMGPHLGDFDLLASILEARRTIEPAAAEYAASRASTQEIADLEEAWQRMQSASDDSEAFTEADLLFHTVLLKASHNQVFHRLSSAIHAALKFALHASNVAMPDHREALALHGKVVEALRLRDASGARDCVNRILDLAKRDLTAAGRTK; this is translated from the coding sequence ATGCAATCAGCACCGAGACGCGATGAAAAAGCCTCGGCGCCCGAGCGCCGGCCGCGCGTCCGCCGTAACGTCACGGCGGCGATCGCCGGCGATATCTGCGCCAATCGCTATCCCGCCGGCACGCTGCTGCCGCGCGAAAACGATCTCTGCGACCTCTATGGCGTTAGCCGCACCGTCATCCGCGAATCCCTGAAGGTTCTGGAATCCAAGGGGCTGGTGCGCGGCAGGCCGCGCATCGGCACTACCGTCTGCGACAAGGACGAATGGAACATCCTCGATCAGGATGTGCTGGAATGGATGGGACCGCATCTCGGCGATTTCGACCTGCTTGCCAGCATCCTCGAAGCCCGCCGCACCATCGAGCCGGCTGCCGCCGAATATGCTGCAAGCCGCGCCAGCACGCAGGAAATCGCCGATCTCGAAGAGGCCTGGCAGCGCATGCAATCGGCGAGCGACGATTCCGAGGCCTTCACCGAGGCTGATCTGCTCTTTCATACGGTGCTTCTGAAGGCGAGCCACAACCAGGTCTTCCACCGCCTCTCCAGCGCCATCCATGCCGCCCTGAAATTTGCGCTCCATGCCTCGAATGTCGCGATGCCCGATCACCGCGAGGCACTTGCCCTGCATGGCAAGGTGGTCGAGGCACTGCGCCTGCGGGATGCGTCGGGCGCGCGCGATTGCGTCAACCGAATCCTCGACCTCGCCAAACGCGACCTCACCGCCGCCGGCCGGACGAAATAA
- a CDS encoding OsmC family protein — translation MQINRTASAHWSGGLKDGKGQISTQSGALSNYPYGFASRFEGIAGTNPEELIGAAHAGCFTMALSLILGEAGLKADHMETSAKVTLESVEGGFAITAIHLSLSGSIPGADQAKFEELAGMAKAGCPVSKALSAVPITLDVKLV, via the coding sequence ATGCAGATCAATCGTACAGCTTCGGCCCATTGGTCGGGTGGTCTCAAGGACGGCAAGGGGCAGATCTCGACCCAGAGCGGCGCGCTGAGCAATTATCCCTACGGCTTTGCAAGCCGCTTCGAAGGCATTGCCGGCACGAACCCTGAGGAGCTTATCGGCGCTGCCCATGCAGGCTGCTTCACCATGGCGCTGTCGCTGATCCTCGGCGAAGCCGGCCTCAAGGCCGACCATATGGAAACCTCGGCCAAGGTGACGCTGGAAAGCGTCGAAGGCGGCTTTGCCATTACCGCTATCCACCTGTCGCTGTCGGGCAGCATTCCAGGCGCCGACCAGGCGAAGTTCGAAGAGCTCGCCGGGATGGCGAAAGCCGGCTGCCCGGTTTCCAAGGCGCTGTCCGCCGTTCCGATCACGCTCGACGTTAAGCTCGTCTGA
- a CDS encoding TetR family transcriptional regulator, with protein sequence MNDIAETTLDVTRQENITRILDAAERLFRHYGYSKTTVADVARDLGMSPANIYRFFASKVEIHQAICGRMLAMSYELAANICHQKISASDRLRQYVRSQYQLTLDMMLDQQKVHEMVIVAIERDWHVIEKHIDSIHALIADVIRDGIAAGEFADQDPEVASRCFGAATINLCHPQMVAQCLAKTNRAAVDELIEFAIRALRK encoded by the coding sequence ATGAATGACATCGCGGAAACCACTCTGGACGTCACACGGCAGGAAAATATCACCCGCATCTTGGATGCGGCCGAGCGGCTTTTCCGCCACTACGGCTATTCCAAGACGACCGTCGCGGATGTGGCCCGCGACCTCGGCATGTCGCCTGCCAATATCTACCGTTTCTTCGCCTCCAAGGTTGAGATCCACCAGGCGATCTGCGGACGCATGCTGGCGATGAGCTATGAGCTTGCGGCCAATATCTGCCATCAGAAGATCAGCGCTTCCGACCGGCTGCGCCAGTACGTGCGCAGCCAGTACCAGCTGACGCTCGACATGATGCTCGATCAGCAGAAAGTACATGAGATGGTGATCGTCGCGATCGAACGCGACTGGCATGTTATCGAGAAGCACATCGACTCCATTCACGCATTGATTGCCGACGTTATCCGCGACGGCATCGCTGCCGGTGAATTCGCCGACCAGGACCCCGAGGTCGCCTCCCGCTGCTTCGGAGCGGCGACCATCAATCTCTGCCACCCGCAAATGGTTGCCCAATGTCTTGCCAAGACAAACCGGGCGGCCGTGGACGAACTGATCGAATTTGCGATCAGGGCACTCAGAAAATAA
- a CDS encoding efflux RND transporter periplasmic adaptor subunit yields the protein MFSLKTFSNRMPSVMSLALVSAVALGVAGCTEEKAEVKDVIRPVKVVEIAKASDTRTLDYSGSVRARTEMNLGFRVAGKITERLVDIGEQVKPGDVLARIDSTDYQLAVKTAEANLAAAEKAVETADIANRRAEQLFDKNVAPKSQVEQASLSHDQAISSRDAAASALDQAKNQVSYTELKADHRGIVTTINADVGQVVGSGTPVVAVAVDGEKEVQIAVPENDIAQFKPGKTVKASFWSDDKLVLDGTVREVAGSADQQSRTFAVRVSLPNDPRVLLGMTATIEADVSNMDTYVSIPLSALAQKDGRKVVWTVDRGTATVHSRGIEVADFTGDGVRVTKGLDNGDLVVAAGTQFMSENLKVKLPDQQSASADTDATVR from the coding sequence ATGTTTTCGCTCAAGACCTTCAGCAACCGCATGCCGTCCGTCATGAGCCTCGCGCTCGTAAGCGCAGTCGCGCTTGGCGTCGCCGGCTGCACGGAAGAAAAGGCGGAGGTCAAGGACGTTATCCGGCCAGTCAAGGTCGTCGAGATCGCCAAGGCTAGCGATACCCGTACACTGGATTATTCCGGATCCGTGAGGGCGCGCACCGAAATGAACCTCGGCTTCCGCGTCGCCGGCAAGATCACCGAGCGTCTCGTCGATATCGGCGAGCAGGTGAAGCCGGGTGACGTTCTCGCGCGGATCGACTCGACCGACTATCAGCTTGCGGTGAAGACTGCCGAGGCCAACCTCGCCGCTGCCGAAAAGGCCGTCGAGACGGCCGATATCGCCAACCGCCGCGCCGAGCAGCTGTTCGACAAGAATGTCGCGCCGAAATCACAGGTCGAGCAGGCTTCTCTCAGCCATGATCAGGCAATTTCGAGCCGCGACGCTGCCGCTTCCGCGCTCGATCAGGCGAAGAACCAGGTGAGCTATACGGAACTCAAGGCTGACCACCGCGGTATCGTGACCACCATCAATGCCGATGTCGGACAGGTCGTGGGATCCGGCACGCCCGTCGTTGCCGTTGCCGTCGATGGCGAGAAGGAAGTACAGATCGCGGTGCCCGAAAACGATATCGCCCAGTTCAAGCCCGGCAAGACAGTGAAGGCGAGCTTTTGGTCCGATGACAAGCTTGTGCTTGACGGCACCGTTCGCGAGGTCGCAGGCAGCGCCGATCAGCAGTCGCGTACCTTCGCCGTGCGTGTCAGCCTGCCGAACGATCCGCGTGTGCTGCTCGGCATGACGGCGACGATCGAGGCCGATGTCAGCAATATGGATACCTACGTTTCCATCCCGCTCAGCGCGCTGGCGCAGAAGGACGGCAGGAAGGTCGTCTGGACCGTCGATCGCGGAACGGCAACCGTGCATTCCCGCGGCATCGAGGTCGCCGATTTCACCGGCGATGGCGTGCGCGTAACCAAGGGGCTCGACAATGGCGATCTCGTCGTTGCCGCCGGTACCCAATTCATGAGCGAAAACCTGAAGGTCAAGCTTCCCGATCAGCAATCGGCTTCGGCCGATACGGACGCAACCGTCCGCTGA
- a CDS encoding efflux RND transporter permease subunit — protein sequence MDANTTEKRPFNLSRWAIGHPGIARFLFGLILITGVLGLTRMGQKEDPDFTFRVMVVQALWPGASLQDMEDQVTNKIERKLQETPHLDWVKSYTRAGSTIITVQVKGDTDSAQVADAFYQVRKKVGDISGDLPQGLLGPYFNDEFGDTFITLHSISGDGYSYPELKKYAIQARDMLLTTPGVEKAVVIGDQPEKIYIDVSSKALAERGLTIPDLQNAIKGQNAVDPAGNVDTGLRSVRISVEGNVHKVEDIRELRLRSGNQVTRLGDIATVTSGLEDPYQRKYRYNGHDSVQVGVVMAKGFKVTDVGKDVDATYKRFEDSLPYGVSVDQISNQPDVVTDAVSEFMHALGEALAIVLIVSFLSIGWRSGLVIAIAIPLVLAATFAIMYELGIDLQRISLGALIIALGLLVDDAMIVVELMERKLEEGLVKIDAASFAYSSTAFPMLTGTLITTAGFIPVGFAASTAGEYVRSLFYVVGIALVTSWFVAVYFTPWLGYMILKQRKHAGGDHHDVFDTRFYRGLRRTVGWAVRHRVIVLALTLATFVTSLWSFQFIPQNFFPQSSRPEILVDLWLPEGTSIKQVEVEAKALEAKMMDDPDKKFIATYIGEGAPRFFLPLDQQLRNPNYAQLLIMANDEPARERLITKLRTILAEDFPDIRGKVDRLFLGPPTGWPVQMRVMGPDRAEVRRIADQVKERFNRDPILGAVHDDWLEPVPAMKLVIDQDRARALGVTSQRVRQMLQTAMSGAPLDDFRDGEETVSIVAREPDANRSLLSAVNSVYVPTDFGGFVPVSQIAKVVPVVEQGLEWRRDRLPTISVRATLPDGIQSNDVVTKLYNDMQDLRDSLPAGYKIEIQGGAEDSAESQASIAAKAPIMLVVIMILLMAQLQHFGKAMLVFATGPLGIIGAASALLISGAPFGFVAILGVIALLGIIIRNSIILVDQIDQNIKAGMHRQEAIISAAVNRFRPITLTALTAVLALIPISRGVFWGPLAYAMMGGILVATVLTILVLPAGYALFFGREPKARNDEHANANQEEADGDIHHPPALAAE from the coding sequence ATGGACGCCAACACCACTGAAAAGCGGCCCTTCAATCTTTCGCGCTGGGCGATCGGCCATCCGGGCATCGCACGCTTCCTGTTCGGGCTGATCCTGATCACCGGCGTGCTCGGCCTGACACGCATGGGCCAGAAGGAAGATCCGGACTTTACCTTCCGCGTCATGGTCGTCCAGGCGCTCTGGCCGGGGGCCTCCCTTCAGGACATGGAAGACCAGGTCACCAACAAGATCGAGCGCAAGCTGCAGGAAACCCCGCATCTCGACTGGGTGAAGTCCTATACGCGTGCCGGCAGCACAATCATCACCGTGCAGGTAAAGGGTGATACGGATTCCGCCCAGGTGGCAGACGCCTTCTACCAGGTGCGCAAGAAGGTCGGCGATATCAGCGGCGACCTGCCGCAGGGCCTGCTCGGCCCGTATTTCAACGACGAATTCGGCGACACTTTCATCACGCTGCATTCGATCAGCGGCGACGGTTATTCCTATCCTGAGCTGAAAAAGTACGCGATCCAGGCGCGTGACATGCTGCTGACGACGCCTGGTGTCGAAAAGGCCGTCGTCATCGGCGATCAGCCGGAGAAGATCTATATCGACGTCTCCTCCAAGGCGCTCGCCGAGCGCGGGCTGACGATTCCCGACCTTCAGAATGCCATCAAGGGCCAGAATGCCGTTGACCCCGCGGGCAATGTCGATACCGGTCTACGTTCGGTGCGTATCTCGGTCGAAGGCAATGTCCACAAGGTAGAAGATATCCGCGAACTGCGCCTGCGCTCCGGCAATCAGGTGACGCGCCTCGGCGATATCGCCACCGTCACCTCCGGCCTCGAAGATCCCTACCAGCGCAAGTACCGGTATAACGGGCACGATAGCGTGCAGGTCGGCGTCGTCATGGCCAAGGGCTTCAAGGTCACTGACGTCGGCAAGGACGTGGACGCGACCTACAAACGCTTCGAGGACTCGCTGCCTTACGGCGTCTCGGTCGATCAGATTTCCAACCAGCCTGACGTCGTGACCGATGCAGTCAGCGAATTCATGCATGCGCTCGGCGAAGCGCTCGCCATCGTGCTCATCGTCTCGTTCCTGTCAATCGGCTGGCGCTCGGGTCTTGTCATCGCCATCGCCATTCCTCTGGTATTGGCTGCGACCTTTGCCATCATGTACGAACTCGGCATCGACCTGCAGCGCATCTCGCTCGGCGCTCTCATCATCGCGCTCGGCCTGCTCGTCGACGATGCAATGATCGTCGTGGAATTGATGGAGCGAAAGCTCGAGGAAGGTCTCGTCAAGATCGATGCGGCGAGCTTCGCCTATTCCTCGACTGCCTTCCCGATGCTGACGGGCACGCTGATCACGACCGCCGGCTTCATTCCCGTCGGCTTTGCGGCATCGACGGCCGGCGAATATGTGCGCTCGCTCTTCTATGTCGTCGGCATTGCGCTGGTGACTTCCTGGTTCGTGGCGGTCTATTTTACGCCATGGCTCGGCTACATGATCCTGAAGCAGCGCAAACATGCGGGAGGCGATCATCATGACGTGTTCGACACGCGCTTTTATCGCGGTCTGCGTCGTACAGTCGGTTGGGCGGTGCGCCATCGGGTCATCGTGCTCGCGCTGACGCTTGCCACTTTCGTCACCAGTCTCTGGAGCTTCCAGTTCATTCCGCAGAACTTCTTCCCGCAGTCCTCCCGTCCGGAAATCCTCGTCGATCTCTGGCTGCCGGAGGGAACCAGCATCAAGCAGGTGGAAGTCGAGGCCAAGGCGCTCGAAGCCAAGATGATGGACGACCCCGACAAGAAGTTCATCGCCACCTATATCGGCGAAGGCGCACCGCGCTTCTTCCTGCCGCTCGACCAGCAGCTGCGCAACCCGAACTATGCCCAGCTCCTGATCATGGCCAATGACGAACCGGCCCGCGAGCGGCTGATCACCAAGCTCAGGACGATCCTGGCAGAAGATTTCCCCGATATCCGCGGCAAGGTCGATCGTCTCTTCCTCGGCCCGCCGACGGGCTGGCCGGTGCAGATGCGCGTGATGGGTCCGGATCGTGCCGAAGTGCGCAGGATCGCCGATCAGGTGAAGGAGCGTTTCAACAGGGATCCGATACTCGGTGCCGTTCATGACGACTGGCTGGAACCGGTGCCGGCGATGAAGCTGGTCATCGACCAGGACCGTGCCCGCGCACTCGGCGTCACCTCGCAGCGCGTTCGCCAGATGCTGCAGACCGCCATGTCCGGCGCGCCGCTCGACGACTTCCGCGACGGCGAGGAGACGGTTTCGATCGTCGCCCGTGAGCCGGATGCGAACCGTTCGCTGCTCTCGGCCGTCAACTCGGTCTATGTGCCGACGGATTTCGGCGGTTTCGTCCCGGTCTCGCAGATCGCCAAGGTCGTGCCTGTCGTTGAACAGGGCCTCGAATGGCGGCGCGACCGCCTGCCGACGATCAGTGTCCGCGCGACGCTGCCCGATGGCATTCAGTCGAACGACGTGGTGACCAAGCTCTACAACGACATGCAGGATCTGCGCGACAGCCTGCCCGCAGGTTACAAGATCGAGATCCAGGGTGGGGCCGAGGATTCGGCCGAAAGCCAGGCTTCGATCGCGGCCAAGGCGCCGATCATGCTCGTCGTCATCATGATCCTGCTGATGGCCCAGTTGCAGCATTTCGGCAAGGCGATGCTCGTCTTTGCCACCGGTCCGCTCGGCATCATCGGCGCGGCCTCGGCCCTGCTGATCAGCGGCGCGCCCTTCGGCTTCGTGGCGATCCTCGGCGTCATCGCGCTGCTCGGCATCATCATCCGCAACTCGATCATTCTCGTCGACCAGATCGACCAGAATATCAAGGCGGGCATGCACAGGCAGGAGGCGATCATCAGCGCGGCTGTGAACCGCTTCCGGCCGATCACGCTGACGGCGCTGACGGCGGTGCTGGCGCTGATCCCGATCTCGCGCGGCGTCTTCTGGGGTCCGCTCGCCTACGCCATGATGGGCGGCATCCTTGTCGCCACCGTGCTGACCATCCTCGTGCTGCCGGCCGGCTATGCCCTGTTCTTCGGCCGCGAGCCGAAGGCCAGGAATGACGAACATGCCAATGCCAACCAGGAAGAGGCGGATGGGGATATCCATCATCCGCCGGCATTGGCAGCCGAATGA